From a region of the Arachis ipaensis cultivar K30076 chromosome B09, Araip1.1, whole genome shotgun sequence genome:
- the LOC110267212 gene encoding tetratricopeptide repeat protein 1-like, producing the protein MHLNKEKYDNTVKECTKALDLNPAYIKALVRRGEAHEKLEHFEEAIADMKKILEIDPSNDQARKAIRRLEPLAVENREMMKR; encoded by the exons GAAAAATATGACAATACAGTTAAAGAATGCACAAAAGCATTAGATCTGAATCCAGCGTACATTAAAGCTTTAGTAAGAAGAGGAGAAGCTCATGAAAAGCTTGAACATTTTGAAGAAGCCATTGCTG ATATGAAAAAGATCTTAGAAATTGATCCCTCAAATGATCAAGCTAGGAAGGCCATCAGGCGACTTGAGCCGCTTGCTGTAGAAAATCGGGAAATGATGAAGAGATGA